The DNA segment TGTAGACTGCTAATATTTCCCAGTAGAATTACAGATCAGAGGTACAGAAAATGCATACGCCTAGAGAATTGCATTGCATATACGAAGTTGCTTTTCTCAGTGACATTTTGCAGATTCCTTGAAATGGATTATGGACCTCCGGGAGTCCATGGCATAACCAGTACACAACTGGTTTCAACAGGTATCCCTTGGGGTGCCcatacagaaaaaagaacagctgaTCGTTGCACATGCTATTATAGGTTTCCAAAAAAGAGTGGTAAGGAGGCAACTCTGGGGCTTGAGCATCTGCAGGTGAGCACACGCATACGCAGGCCCCAGAGCGGCTGCGTGCCGAGAGCCAGCAGAGGCTGTGCGTGCCGTGAATCCATGCGCAGCAGCTCCCCGAGCTGAGCTAAGGTCAGGCTGACGCCTGTCCCCTGCCACCTCCCCCGGCATGAAATACAGGTGCTGCTACACTCACGACTTCTGGCGTGCAGGTGAAGGTCTGCGGCGGTATCTGGATCAGGAGGGACAGGACCGCATTGAGAAAGCTCTGGCGCAGTCCCAAGACCAGAAGCTTGTCCAGCAGCGGAGGCAAAGCAGAGGGGGACGAGTCATGGGGGATGATGCTGCCTCCCACCTGCTTCACCGCACCCTGCAAAGAGAGGTGACATGGATGTTAAACTGATCCTTCAAAGCCACGAGGCATGCCCAGATCCTCTAGACAGAGAGTGCAGGGTCTGTGCCAGCTGAAACAGCTCTCCCCTCGCCAGCAGCTTAGGGAAAGCATTGGACTCGGCGCAATTCCCTCTATATTTAACGGATGAAAGGAGCTGATAAAGGGCAGAGTGTGTAACTGAGGCCTTCTTAGCTAATAACAGACTTTGTCCAAATCACATCTCACTGCTTCAGTTCACCTTTTGAGATTTCACTCCAAGAGCAAACGAGCAGTGAAGGTGCTGCCAGCCCAGCGGTCCCAGCCCGGcggtcccagccctgcctgccttccctccaGTGCCCAGCCAGGCGTGAGCCATCCTCCGACTCTACAACAAACTTGCACTGATACCATCTACTTGCTAAGGAGACTAACTCTGTCTAGGGGTGGTGGGGGCAAAGACTAATCCGGATGAAGTACCTGCACTaaagcaagagcagcagcactgatCGTACAGACTGCAGTGTTTGTTATTAGCCCTTGCTATTCTTTATCTCTTATGTCCCATTGCTTCTCACTAGCCACTTTCTTTTATTTGAGTTGTCCTGTTTGAAAGTACTGTTtggtttttgctgttttgtttttttccccagtgagacagaattaaaaaatacagccatTAGCTTGGTAGCATTCACCTACCACAGACACCGAATAGTGAAGGCAAAAAGCAGTAACACccagcctgcaggcagggcGAGGGGGGGATGAAAACTGCTTGACCCAACAGTTACAAACAGCAGACACACAGTTTCAGGCAGTCTCAAGATAAGtttgcaaacaaagcaaaagaggGCTTGAAGAAAAGTACACGCAGTCACTTAGCAGTGATTTGGATAAGGATCTAAATATTTAGCTAGCATTTCCAGAACAAGTCATTAGCCCAGCTCCTCCACGTGATTGTACTGGAAGAAGACAACGGCTCCCACGGGATGAGGTGAACAGTCTGAACGGCACCATGCTGCAGTCACGCTCGCAGGGTCCCGTCACCCAGTGTTAACTTACATCTAAATCCAACCCAAGGAACAAGCCAGAGGTAAATGGGAGGCTGGCCAGCTGGTAGTGAATCGTTCCTGCCGTACCAACTGGGATTACCGcttcatggagaaaaaaaaagatcgtTACAAGATCAGGAAATAAGCAGCAACACAAACTCCCCTCCTGACCCTGCAGGCCACCAGCCAGACCTCACACCCACAACCAGGTCCCGAGCATGCACTTCTGTGGGGTGTTCACTGCTACTCAAAACATCCAAAACATCCCCAAATTCAGCTTTGTGGGATCTGCCATTAGAATATAGCCCATAAAGAGCATCAAAGATAAAAAGCTAAATCCAAGGGTGACGTATAAAAATGGCATAAGGAGGGCCAAGGTGCAGGCAGTTCACTTGAACTGCTGGGGCGTGAATTCGAGTTTCAGTAACAATCCTGCAGAAGCGCAGCTCCTCCCTGATGCACTTAAGGACTAGTCGTGGGAAAGTCCCACCGCAGGACTGCAGGGAACACGGGAAAGCAGCACCTCATCCTCCATAAGAAACGCACCGTTGAGAGTGCCCAGGAGCTGGATGTTCACAAGGTTGACGACAATATCGACTACTGGACACAGCTGCAACACAAAGCAGAAGTGCGACCGCTCAACCCCCCTCGCCACCCCTCTGCAGGGAGCCGTCACCCTACAGCCTGATCAGACCTGCTCCTTTTAATCTAAATCCCCAGGGAAAAAGTGCCACGCGTGGCatcaggcagcagctgggatgCTGTGAAGGACTTGGGGGCAGCGGAGCAATCCTGGAGCTGTGGTACTACACCAAAGGGGACTGCTTTCATCTGGGGAATATTTCAGGCGTGCCCTGCAGGCAGAAACACgctggcagcagccaggctggccACGGGCATCCTTGCCAAGCAGCGCATACCAGTGACATGGGAAAGCAATACAGAAAGATGATGCAGCTTGCTGTGACCTCGTAACATGTTGTTCCtgatatttctgcatttcagctaTGAAAGGAGGGCAATCTTCAGGCTTACCAAACCAGGCAAAGTTGCTGTCAGCTGCTTAAGCACAATCTCGTTTACTGATAGGGACAGTAagctggaaaggaaagaaaaaaaatttccaatcACTACAAACACAGCTCCAGGATAGAAGACCAAACGTTCTCCACCCTTCATTTTACACACTACTATGCCCTTAGCCACCCCTCAGGGacactgctgcagctgctaCTGGCAAGAGCAGGGGCTGTGCAGAAGGCAGGGAGGGCAAGGAGCTGCTCCCCTCCACCAAGGGGAGAATTGGGCTAATTCCTGAGAATTGAAGGCTTCAGCACTTGGGGTGCACAGACATCATTGCACGAAAGGAGTGAGCCTCTCGCAGTGTAACCCGAGTTTGGTTGTCTCCCTCTGGTATTTAAATCAGTGCTGTAGTTAAGGGAAAGTGGAGCCGTTATGAAATACCTCCATGTTAGTTATGGGAAACAAACAATTTACATGTGGAATAACAAGAGGAGAAATGTGCTGTGTAACATTTCAGCACTGCTGCTAAATAGATCACTCTGGGACgtgtgctgcctgcaggcagtgcagaGCCATTTACTTTTGATAATCAATATATTTCTGGACTATTGGGTTAGAACATGCAGCAGCACACTCAGCAAGCCACAGACAGCAGGAATGCATAATGCATCTCATTATTTATGCCCAAGCTCTGCCTATAGACCCATCTGAGGAACTGCCCCTTATCCCACAGGGAGTTCACTTCCTGCAAACCATCGCTTTAATCCTGCTAAAACTTAAAATATGACCCCCAGAGTGGGTGAGCCGTGTTCCTCTATTCACTTACATAGTCTCTTTCAAACCAGCTGCTGCACTGATTGAAATATAATGCATAATGCAAAAATTAATTAGGAGAAATTCAATGAACCCGAAAAGTGAGTAattcaaaagcaataaaagaaaatatttcccatgATCAATTTACTGTTGCATTCATCAATACATAAAGTCAGTAAATTCTTTCTGCCAAGAATTTAATAAGGCTGAGCAAGAGATGGGACATTTGCATGGAATTACACACACCCACAGTGGCCAGACCGAAAGTCCATATGCCCAGCATCTTTCTGTGACAGCAGCCAAAGGCAGAGCATAAAACCAGGGCAAGCAACGGTGCTGTTCTCCTAGAACACTCCCTGCCCTATTATTCCTACCCTTTGGGTATCAATTCAGTAGCTAAATCTAAAGAAAGTGCATTGGAAGAAGTACCAAACCTCATACTTCAGATCTTAATGTTTCCACAGGAAAACAGGGCAAATTAACCCTCATCTTCCAACAACCAAATTTTTTGCTGGTTCCACTGAAGCAACTGTCTTTGGCAATGGGAAAGAAATTACTTCCCTAAGGCCTGGCTCTGTATCAGCTTAGCACCGTCTGTGTTCTGGCAGACTGTCTAGATCATTGGATAAAGAGAACAGCATTGCATGCAATggaaaacataaatgaaaatataaatccaCAGGCACTTACCCAGAAAGGAGCTTGATCTTTATGGCACCAAGAACGCAGAGGCAGTCTTCAATGACGACCTGGACTGTGCCCGATTCaaaatttgtgcatttaatgtTTGCGGTAATGTTCACATCCACTGAGATATCAATTAGTTCTGAAAGAAGGCCAACCAAGCTGAAAAAAACGTAAATGGGATTGAACAGATTTCATCTCTCAGCCTCTAACCAGAGAAACTCAGCAAAGCCAGTAGCAACGAACTGCACCTCCATCTCCTGCAGTTCATTACAAATACCACAAGCCATCTTTTGGTACCTATTCTGCTCTGTGACTTTATTATAGGTAAGAAACACCTAGAAGTCCATAAAAGATGCAAAACGTTGCGCAATAGGAAGCCTGTGGGTAGGGGTGTCCCTTAGCAGCCACTACAAAACACCCCACTCACCAGTTGCCACTGAGCTCCAGCTTTGCGGCGATGGTCAGCTGGACCCCGATTCCTGGCAGCAGCACCACCGACAGCCTGGGGAGCTGGACCTTGACAAGGTGCAGGCTgcaaacaacagcaaaagctgGCGCAAATTAAAAGCATCTTCTAACAGCTGAGCAGCTGTACCCACTGAGGAACCTACAGCGCCCTCGTCACCACGGCCACCTCCAGCTGGAGACTCGAGTATTATAAGCACAAGCATTGTAAGCAAGAGATACCAGCTCCAGGATGAGAGACAGGGTCTGCAGCTGAAACCCAAAAGAAGGCAACCAGAATCAGATTAGGGTAGAAACCAACTTTACAGAGCAGTcggctttttctctctgtggccccttcctccctccctcaggGCTGCCGAGCGTCTCGGATATCAACAGCACCAGAGCCATCATTCTGCATCTGCATCCACAACCTGCAGCGCACTTCACCATCCACCTTGCTACCACACAGAAAACTGTTATCGGGCCAGAATTTCagtatcaaaataaaatgagataaCTACTTGGGCCAATCATGCCAACTACAGCTCAGCTTTTGTCACTTCGGAATTGATGGTGAAGGTGCACTCACAGAGAAGCCCTTGCTCTCCACTTACCCAGTGATGCTGGTGGGAGAGTTCAGCAGACCCCCTTCACCCATGATGTTTGGGAGCACAAGGCCCTGCAGATGCTGCTGGAGAAGCCCGTTCTGAAGTATGGCATCTGAGAGAACTGGAAAACATCTCTGCGTGAGGACCGGCACTTGCAGCAGTGACCTCTCTCCACTCAGTCAGATCTGTCCTGGCAAAGGCATCACACAACAAAGCCCCACCACTCCCCAAAACTCCTTATAAAGTCATTAGCTGTCTCAGTGCAGTCAAATCACACAGGGGATGGTATTTTACAACGTGCACTAAACCGAAGCTGCCATTAGTGAATTAACCCGGAGAGGTAGCAGTGGAGAGCATCCCAGACCTCCAACTTCAAGAGTATAGTACAGTTGTGCACTACCAGAAACGACAGCAACCCCACTTGGTAGTTGCGCTTCAACTCACAACTTGCTTCCCGTTTGtaaaggggttttgtttgggttttgggtttgttttttttttaataggagcAACTTGAAACaagcctcttttttttgctggagCACTGCAAATGTAAACATGGCTGCTAAACTTCACAGCAGTGGTTTGCCAAACATCAGCTGCTCCAATATGGAGATGAGAAACTAAGACAAAATGAGGGAATAATTCAGATCTAGCCCTGAAATTCTGTATGGCTCTTTGGTGCTGAAATGTGTCCCAGTTCTGGAGCAGAGAGATTTCCCTGACCCATGAACCCAGTGATGGCTGTCAGAAGCTCTGAGCAAAGTCTGCAGCCTTACAGAActataaaataaagatgaagACACTTAGGAGGTTTGACTCCACGTCACAGTCCCACATAGCTTTCAAAACAAACGTAACCCATGTTTTCTAGTTACCGTTCTGCATTGCCCCTGGACTGACGGCACAGGACAGACCAGACAAGACTTCTTGAGAGGGTGAGAGGAGGCCACAGAAAAAGATGATTCCAAAAAGCTTCAACATCGTCATCTCCAGAAGACTCCTCTGCTGCAAGGGAGACATCAGAGtgaaaagtgggggaaaaggcTCTAAGAAGAGATCCCAGTGTCTTTGTAAGGACAGAGGTCAAGTGAGAAATCCCTTGTCTACTCTTTATCAAGTTCAAGACTGCTCgagcctggggcagcaggacctTGTTTACATCCACACACGTGGACAGATTCCAAGTCTGGATCAATAAAAGCCCTTTCCTGGTTCTTTGTGACTGGCCCAAAATATTCTACATGTTCACACACAAGAAAGCCAAACTGCTTTTCCCCTGAACCAACGTTTAAGCAGTCGTCATTTCCGTGTCCCTTAGATGAAGTGTTACACGTGTTTTGGTAAGGGTCTTTGACAAGGGAAGCATCTGAGGATTATTCCCATTCTTTCTAACTTTCGAAAACAATAAACTAAAGCTCAAGTGATAAAAATAAGCTAGCTATAAAGTTATAATTCAATAATTATTAACACAAATTTACTTATGAAATGCCAGATATAGGCAGATGATTGGAGCTTGGTGCACAGCAAAATCTCAAACTAACGAGGCCAAGCAGTAGGCACACGATGCGCGCCCTTCCAGAGCTATAAGGCGATAACGCTACTACCACGCGAGTCTCCCTGCCACCACGCAGCCTTCACCAGCCGAGGCTTTGATGCGGATGATGTTATTACCTGCatcagctgcagccagctgggaAGGGCTCTCAGGTCCGCTTGGGCTCTTCTGGAAGCCGTCAAGACTCAGCGTCgtcctccctttttttcctgcaactgAGATGGAAGAAGTTGCCCTTATATAAAAACTGCAGCCAACCAGACACACCTTTTCCTCACAACCTCCACGTCTCAGGAGCAGGCATCCCTCTATACTCTTGCTCTTTGCAAGCAACAcccagctgccacctccctTGATTTATACAAGGTAACGTCACCGCTGACTTGACCGGTTGCCGTTTCCCTTTGCAGCCTGGATCATTCGGATGCCACATTTTCCCCCCCCTAGTCTATCTCAAAAAAGATACCCTGTAATGGTGGCCCCAGTGGGGATCCCCATGCTTTGAGGAAACCAACTTTTTAGGAAATCATGAGAATTACTGAAGCATCTAAATCTGACAGGAGACCGATGAGGCTGCCTATACAGGAAGGCAGTGCATGGAACACATGGGCATGGATTCAAGGAGGCTTATAGTAGGAAACAATCTGCTTTTCCCAATCCCTGAGGAGTTGTGAGACTTATAATGCTCATCCCTGTTTCAAATgcagcactggaaaaatattttcttgacaAAAAGCAACGTGGAGAGGTTGCAGAAACCTGATAAATGTTGGCTTTGTTAAGACCAAGcttcaaatttatttcagtcatATCTGTAAAGAGTGTCACAAATTGACCGtaaaaaatgaagttgtatTGAAATGTATAAAGCCAacaataaatgtaattttgaatAAGCAACGCTTATGCTAGCTGAATGAGCCGAGGGCAGCAGAAATGcgcatttcaaaggaaaaatctcATCCCTCAGCGGACACCTTGGCTGGGCTTCACGGAAGTTTCCATTGTGCAGGGCCCTGGGAAGATCTTATCTGGGGACTTTGTTCAGGTCTGGTCACCCATGTTCAAGAGGGACAGACTCAGACAGAAACCGGGCAGCAAAGGGCTGCCGCGATGACTGGGAAACCGGAGAGCGGCCAGCGCGCTCGGCCTCGTGGAACAGAGACGAGCAGAGATACGATCATTCTCCACAAacacaggagagggagaggagaggacagGAGAGCTGCTCGGGCTCAGGGACAATGTTGGCACAGGAACAAACACAAGCCAATACGTTCAGGTTGAAGTTAAGAGAAAGCTGCTACTACCACAGCGAGTTTTGGGCTAGCTTTCTCATGGGAATACAGAAGGCAGCAAAAATAGTCTTAGGATGCTCTTCAATACCACACAAGGTGTTTTTTTGTGGTAACAGCGAAGTGCTTTCACCAAGCAGGAAGGTCCTTCAGCACGTGCTTCCGAGGGCTCAGACTCAACAAAGCATCCCATCACAGAAACACTGTGCGAGctcttgttttgtttaacaCACACTCAGTCTGGACTGCATT comes from the Haliaeetus albicilla chromosome 2, bHalAlb1.1, whole genome shotgun sequence genome and includes:
- the LOC104316655 gene encoding BPI fold-containing family B member 4 isoform X1, yielding MQQRSLLEMTMLKLFGIIFFCGLLSPSQEVLSGLSCAVSPGAMQNVLSDAILQNGLLQQHLQGLVLPNIMGEGGLLNSPTSITGLHLVKVQLPRLSVVLLPGIGVQLTIAAKLELSGNCLVGLLSELIDISVDVNITANIKCTNFESGTVQVVIEDCLCVLGAIKIKLLSGLLSLSVNEIVLKQLTATLPGLLCPVVDIVVNLVNIQLLGTLNAVIPVGTAGTIHYQLASLPFTSGLFLGLDLDGAVKQVGGSIIPHDSSPSALPPLLDKLLVLGLRQSFLNAVLSLLIQIPPQTFTCTPEVFSGASRLQEAITTLVPAGCPTCHGTSPLSIKLTLFGNPLILLEENKATVELSVMIQVFIKRLDGPILNLLLLKADLGLNAHVSIAGGRLVLGLSLGSISLSLESSDVGISNISNLKPHCSSLLAETLLPLINGALGIGIPLPNVLGIPLIKVDIQILAAEMMLLCGDGTPRSSSVLRLALAPAKPHG
- the LOC104316655 gene encoding BPI fold-containing family B member 4 isoform X2; the encoded protein is MQQRSLLEMTMLKLFGIIFFCGLLSPSQEVLSGLSCAVSPGAMQNVLSDAILQNGLLQQHLQGLVLPNIMGEGGLLNSPTSITGLHLVKVQLPRLSVVLLPGIGVQLTIAAKLELSGNCLVGLLSELIDISVDVNITANIKCTNFESGTVQVVIEDCLCVLGAIKIKLLSGLLSLSVNEIVLKQLTATLPGLLCPVVDIVVNLVNIQLLGTLNAVIPVGTAGTIHYQLASLPFTSGLFLGLDLDGAVKQVGGSIIPHDSSPSALPPLLDKLLVLGLRQSFLNAVLSLLIQIPPQTFTCTPEVFSGASRLQEAITTLVPAGCPTCHGTSPLSIKLTLFGNPLILLEENKATVELSVMIQVFIKRLDGPILNLLLLKADLGLNAHVSIAGGRLVLGLSLGSISLSLESSDVGISNISNLKPHCSSLLAETLLPLINGALGIGIPLPNVLGIPLIKVDIQILAGLLVVLV